From Micromonospora echinaurantiaca:
GTGTGGTTCCGGCGTACGCGCGGCGGCCTCTACGTCTTCAACGGCGGCTTCGTCTACGCCGCCGGCCGGCGCCTTGTCGGCGTGCGGTGGGCCGACGTGGTGTCCATCAGCACGGAGCAAACCGCGTACACGTTGAACTCGCTGCCGGCCGGCACGACGCTGCACTACACGCTGAAGCTGCGATGCCCGCCACGGCCGGACACCGTTGACTGGACCCTCAACACCACCTACGCCGACGTGGACCAGCTGGCCAGCCTGATCTCCCGTCGCGCCGGTGTTCCGATCAACACTGTGAGCAAGCCCAGTCCGTAGCCCGCAAGAACGCCCAACGGGGACCCGAGCAACCAGCAGCGGGTGGTGAGCGGTGAACGCGCCGCGTCTATTAGCGGTGGTACCGGCACGGGGTCCGGTTCGAACGCGGCGTTCTGGTCGAGCGTCCCGAGGTCCTCGCCGCCGACGTCACTGGAGGCGGATGACCAGATCGGCGACGTCGGCGAAAACTCGGTCTCCGGCCGCCGCCGCAGCGGGTGAGATGGTGTCGAGGGTAAGGAATCCGTGCACCATCCCGGCCTCGCAGCGATGTCTGACCGGTACGTCCGCGGCCGCCAGCCGAGCCGCATAGGTATTGCCCTCATCTCGGAGCGGATCGTGCTCCGCCGTGACGACAACGGCGGGCGGCAGCCCGCGAAGGTCGCTGTTGAACACCGGACTGACGTCGGGGTCGGCGCGCTGCTCACGACGCGCCGAGACGATCGAGTCCGCGGCTGCCACAAAGCCATCGCCCTCCCCCGTAGCGATGCGACTCGACAAGCCGAAGAAGCTGCTCGGAAGCTGGAACGAAACGGTCGACCGACGGCTGCGCGAACCCGTCCTGAAGAACACTGACGGCTTTGAGAGGCTGCTCGACGGGGAGGCGACCAGCGCTGTTGGCACCGCCTACACGCCGGTCGAGGAGCAGTACTCGAACGAGCTCGGAGTACACCGCCCAGGCGACAGCCGGATCATCCTGATCAGCGGAGTGTCCGGCATCGTCGCCGACCCCGACGCAACGCTAGACCAGGTCTTCGCCGCCCGGCCGGCCATCACCGACCTGGCCCCGGTCCCCCCAGGCCCGCTCGGCGGCGCAGCCCGCTGTGGCAGCAGCCAAAGCAGGGACGGCCTCGTCAACCTCTGCGCATGGGCCGACGTCTACACCATCGGCATGGTGATCTTCATAGGCTTCCCCCAGACCGACAACCCAACCGACTCGTTTCCGCAGATCCGCTCGGAACTCGAGCACCCGGCACCATGACAGCACCGGATCTGCCGAAGAGGTGGCGGGCGAGCTGACCCCGCAACCCCCCAGGTCTCCGGACGGCCCAACCCGATGCTGATTCGGTACTCCGGCTGAGGGTCCCGCAACGCGAGTGGCCGCGATGCTACTTGTGCCCGAGCATGGAAAAGCGAGATCATCACGCATGCTCGACCCCTCGCCCGAGGACGACGGGACTTCACCGACGGTCTCTACGCCGCATTTCGTGGGTCGTGATCGGGAGATGACGGCGCTTCGCGGCGCCTTGGCCCGGCCACCGGCGATCGTGCTGGTAGAGGGCGAGGCGGGGATCGGGAAGAGCCGACTGCTGCGAGAGTGGCTGGCCGCGCCGGACCAGCGCACGGCCTTGGTCTCGGTGTGCCCACCGCTTCGCGAGTCGCTGACGTTGGGGCCGATCGTCGACGCGTTCCGTGGGATCGACCGCCCGGTGTCGCGACTGCGGCTCACCGAGCTCGCGGGTGCGTTACGACCCCTGTTCCCTGAATGGTCCTCGGACCTGCCGCCCGCACTGCCGCCCTTGGACGATGCGAAGGCGGCACGGCATCGCCTGTTCCGCGCCCTGGACGAGCTGCTGCGGGCCCTGCGTGTCGACGTTCTCGTGCTCGAGGACGCCCACTGGGCCGACGAGGTGACCTTGGAGTTCCTGCTATTCGTCACCTCCCGACAGCAATCGGACGGGCCAAGCCTCGTGATCTCCTACCGGCCGGAGGAGGTGGACGACGGATCGCTGTTGCTGCGGCTGACGTCCCGGTTGCCCGCCGGCGTGACCCAGCTGAGGATCGCCCTGGCGCCGATGCGACCCAACGACACGGCAGCGCTGGTGTCCTCGATGCTGGACGGCAACCCGATATCGCAGGAGTTCACGGCGTTCATGCACGAGCGGACCGGTGGCGTTCCTCTCGCGCTGGAGGAGTCGGTTCGCCTCATGTGCGACCGTGCCGACCTCGTCTTCCGCGACGGACAGTGGGTCCGGCTGAAGTTGCGCGAGCTACAGGTGCCGCCGACGGTGCGCGACTCCACCCGGGAGCGGGTGGGCCGTCTGTCGCCGACGGCGCAGCAGGCGTTGCGAGCCGCGGCCACGTTGGCTGAACGGTCGTCGCTGGCCACGATCGCGATGACCGCCGGTCTGTCACCAACTGCGTGTCGAGGCGCTGTCGCGGAGGCTGCCGACGCCGGAGTCCTGGACGGAGACGACCGCGGCCAGTGGCGATTCCGGCACGTGCTGGCCGCCACGGCTGTCTACGAAGCGATCCCGTTGACCGACCGCCGACACTTCCACCTGCTGGCCGGCCGCGCCTTGGAGGACATCCAGCCGCCGCCTGTCGCACGCCTTGCCCACCACTTCCGGGAGGCGGGCGAGACGCGGTCCTGGGCGCGGTACGCCGAGCAGGGTGCCGAGCTGGCCATGGCCTCGGGTGACCACACCAAGGCAGTCGACCTGCTGGTCGATCTGTTGTCGTGGGCTGTGTTGCCGCCGGCGGATCGGGCCCGGGTCGCGCGCATCGCCGGAGTGGCCGCACTGGGCCGTCGCGAACCGGTCGACGAGGTCCACCACCGCGTGATCCGTACCTTGCGGTCGGTGCTGGAGACCCCCGGTATCTCCGCCCGCCAGCAGGCCGAGATCCGCAACCCCCTGGGTCGGCTCCTGATCACCGGGGGTGAGGCGCAGGCCGCACTCGGCGAGCTGGAGCAGGCGGTGGCCAACCTCGACCATGACCCGGTCGAGGCGGCTCGGGCCATGACCTACCTCGGATGGGCCTATGCGGGACCGTGGCCGGCGTCGACCCACCGGCGTTGGCTGGATCGCGCCGCCGAGCTCGCCGCCGAATTCGATTCCCCCGCGGAGCGGCTGAACCTGGCCGGCAACCGAGCCGCGGCGTTGCTCATGCTCGGCGAAGAGGAGGCCTGGGACGTCGTCGCCGGCCTGCCCACCGACGGCGCGAGCTCGGCGGAGCGTCTCGACGTGGCCCGCATCCATGCGAATGTCGGGACCGGTGCACTGATCTGGGGTCGGTACGCCGACGCGGACAAGCACCTCGCCGTGGCCATGCGCCTTGCCGAGACCGAGCAGGCGGCCCGGTTGCAGCACAACGTCCGACTCGAACAGGCCAACCTGGCGTGGCTCACCGGCCGGTGGGAGGGTCTCGCGGAGCGAAGCGCGGCACTCGCCGATGCCGACCGGGACCGGCCGGCGCACTACCTCGGCAGCATTCGCCTCGCGGCCCGGCTGGCAGCCGCAGCCGGACGGCGGCGCGCTGCGGAGGAGCAGTTCCGGCTCGTCCTCGAGGAGTCCGCCCGGCTCGGCGCAGCCGACGACACGATGGAGGCCGCCGCTGCGCTGGCCAGACTGTGGCTGACGGACGGAAACAGCGCCCGGGCGCTGCAGGTCACGAACGAGCCGATGGACACCGTCCGGAGAAAAGGCATCTGGGTCTGGGCGACGGACCTCGTCCCCGCCCGGGTCGAGGCGCACCTCGCCGCGGGCGACCTGAAGGCTGCGACACGCCTGGGCGACCAGTTCGCCAGAGGACTGCGTGGCCGGACGGCGCCTGCGCCTCGCGCCGCGCTCACCGTATGCCGCGCCCTGCTGCTCGCCGCAGCCGGAGACCACGCCCGCGCGGCGACGGCATACGACCGGGCGGCGCGCGCCTGGAGCGCGTTGCCGCGCCCCTACGACGCCATGCTCGCCCGCGAGCGTCAAGCCGAGGCGCTCATCGCGCAAGGCCAGATCGAACCAGGCCGGGAGCTGCTGGCCGCACAGTACGAGCAGCTGTTCAGGCTCGGGGCCCGCGGCGACGCGGACCGTGTCGCACAGCGGCTTCGCGAACACGGCGCCGAGGTTCCGCGACTGTGGCGCGGCGGCCGACGAGGGTACGGCGACCAGCTCTCCCCTCGCGAGCTCGACGTGGTCCAACTGGTTGTCGCCGGCAAGACGAACCGGGAGATCAGCCGGATCCTGGCCAAGTCGGCGGCCACGGTGGATCAACAGCTACGTGCGGCGATGCGCAAGCTGAAGGTGACCTCCCGGACCGCGCTCGCGGTCAAGGCGGTGGAGGCCGGAGTGTTCGCAGAAGAGGATTCCCTCGACGGCGCGTCGTGAATATTGACGTATCCGCTGGATAGCGAAGGACGCTCGTCGCGCCCGAGCATGACTCCATGATCCATAGCCCTGGGCCGATGCATGGCTGAGCGACCTGTCGCGCGTGACGACTCTGCCATCGAACACCAGCCACCTCTCGAGCTGTCGCGCGAGCCGGGCGTCAGCGCAGGCGACGTCTCCGACGCTCGCGACGCCGATGGTGTCGACGACCACGAGAGCCACGACCCCTACCAGCCCCTGTAGGCAGAAGGACTTTTCATGAGACTCAAAGCCCTCGCGGCTTCGCTGGCCGCAGCGGTCGGCCTGAGCATCATTCAGCCATTACCGGCGTCCGCCGCTGAGCCGGATCCCGGCGCGGCCGCCAAGAAGATCGAGTCGAGCCTGAAGGACCGCTTCCGCACGCAGCCGGCTTCCGACTTCTGGATCACGTTCGACACCAAAGCCGACCTCGGGCCGGCCAAGAAGATCGCCGACTGGACCGCCCGCGGTCAGTTCGTCTACGACGCGCTGACCGCGGCGGCGAAGGACTCACTGGCATCGGTCTCCACCGAACTCGACCAAGCAGGCGTCAAGTACACCTCGTACCCGATCGCCAACACCGTGCTCGTCAAGGGGGGCACCGAGAAGCTCGCCCTCGACGTGGCCTCGAAGGTGCAGGTCGCCGAGATCCACGCGACGCCACAGGTCGCGCTGGTCGATCCCGTGGACGAGAAGGTCCCCGCCGACCGGGCTGCCCGCCCCGCCGCCCCGAAGGCCGCGGCCGAGGAAGGCACCGCCACATGGGGTCTGGACGCCATCCACGCCCCCGAGGCGTGGGCCATGGGCGCCACCGGTGCGGGCATCACCGTGTCCAACCTCGACTCGGGCGTCCAGTTCGACCACCCCGCCCTGATGCACCAGTACCGCGGTGCGAAGCCCGACGGCACCGTCGACCACAACTACAACTGGATGGCCACCCGGGGCACGTGCACGGGCGCGCCGTGCGACGACAACGGCCACGGCACGCACACGATGGGCACCATGGTCGGCGACGACGGCACCAACCACGTCGGCGTCGCCCCGGACGCGCAGTGGATCGCGACGAACGGCTGCTGCGACAGCACCGGCGTCGAGTCGCTGCTCCGGTCGGGCTGGTGGCTGCTCGCCCCGACCGACGTCCAGGGAAACAACCCTGACCCGGCCAAGCGCCCGCACGTCATCAACAACTCGTGGGGCCAGACCGTCGAGCACAACTTCGACGACTTCTTCCGGGCCATCGACGAGGCGTGGAGCGCCGCGGGTATCTTCAGCGTCTGGTCGTCGGGCAACACCGCGCCGTACGCGGCCTGCGACACCGTCTCCTCGCCGGGCTCCGCCGAGAGTGCCTACTCCGTCGGCGCCTACGCCTCGGACGGCAGGCTCGCGTCGTTCTCCCGCAAGGGTGAGGGTGAAGGTGGCCGGATCAAGCCGGAGATCTCCGCCCCGGGCGCCGGCGTCCTGTCGTCCTACCCGGGCAACACCTACACCGAGATGTCCGGCACCTCGATGGCGGCACCCCACGTCGCCGGCGCCGTCGCGGCGCTGTGGAGCTACGACCCGACCCTCATCGGGCAGGTCGAGCAGACCCGCCGCCTGCTCGGCGAGTCGGCCGTCGACGTCGACGACACGGAGTGCGGCGGCACCGCCGAGGTCAACAACAAGTACGGCGAGGGCCGGCTCGACCTCGTCCGCCTGCTCGAGCTCGCGCCCCGGGAGGGCGGCACCCTCACCGGTGTCGTCACCGCCGACGGCGCCCCGGTCCCCGCCGCCGAGGTGACGATCAGCGGGCCGTTCAGCCGGTCGATCGGCACCGACAAGGACGGCCGGTTCACCACGAACCTCCCGGTCGGCGACTACCAGCTCAGCACCAAGGTCTTCGGCTACCTGACCGCGACCGCCAACGTCACGATCTCCCTCGGCCAGGACACCTCCGTCAAGCTGCCGCTCACGGCCGCCGCGAAGCACGACATCAGCGGCAGGGTCGTCGACGACAAGAAGCGGCCCGTCCCGAACGCCGACGTCTCCGTCAAGGGCACGCCGCTGAAGCCGGTACGCACGGACGCCAACGGCGCGTTCACGATCAGCGCTGTCCCCGAGGGCGGGTACACGCTGACTGTCAAGCCCAACGCCTGCTTCTCGCCCACGACGGTCCCGCTGACCGTGGGCGCGCAGAACGAGTCGCGCGAGATCCCGGTCGGGCTCGTCGTCGACGAGGGCGGCTACAGCTGCGCCGTCTCCGACGGCGAGTACCTGCGCGGCACCGACCCGGTCGCGTTCACCAGCGGCGTGTGGGCGACGGTGAAGCTGCCGTTCCCGGTCGCGCTCTACAACGGGAGCCACGACACCCTCGGCCTCGGCCTGCGCGGTGTGATCTCGCCGGACACCAGCACCGGACCCGGTAGCGGCGGTGCGGGCGTCTTCCCGTTCTACGTCGAGACCCCCGTCGAGTTCGCCCCCGGCGGGGGAGTCTTCACGGCGGTCACCAAGGTCGACGGCGAGGACGCGTTCGTCGTCGAGTTCCGCAACGCCAAGATCTGGGCCTACCCGATCCGGTCGGAGTACACGGAGCCGGTCAACTTCTCGGCCACGCTCACCCGCTCGGGCAGGGTGATCTTGGGGTACGGCGACGGCGTCGGCACCGACGACCCGGTGACCGGCGGCGCCCGCACCGTCACCGGCATCCAGGGCTGGGCCGGCGTCGACGGCATCCGGTTCTCCGACAACGCCCCGGTGCTGCGCGACGGGATGATCGTCACCTACGACCTTCCCGACTGGGGCTACCTCGACGCTACTGTCGTCGACCAGAACGACGGGCTGCCGGTGTCCGGTGCCAAGGTGTCGTTCACCGACAAGGACGGCCTCGTCGAGAGCGTCACGACCAACGGGACGGGCATCGTGCATCGCCAGCTTCCGGTCGGCGATTACACGATGACCGTCGAGGCGCCGAACTACACGACCGCGGCGTACCCCTTCTCCCTCGACAAGCTCTACGCCAAGGCCACGGTCGACGCACGGCTGACCACGGGTGTCGCCGGCCTGAAGGCCGACGGCCTCGACGCGGTGCTGGGCACCGACCAGATGGGCGTCGGCACGCTCACGCTGACCAACACCGGCTCGGCACCGCTGACGTACAACCTGGGAGAGGCCGCGCGCCACCCCGAGCTCGACGCCGCCGGCGCCACGACGCGTACCGGGAAGGGTACGGCCAGCACGATCGACCTCACCGCGTGGAAGGCCGGTGCCAGCGGCATGAAGCCGTCGAACGCCGACGGCAAGGCTGCGACGGCGACCAAAGCGGAAGCACAGGCGGCCGCCAAGGTCGGCCCGACCTCCGGCGGGGACGTCATCACCCGGATCCCCATCCCGGGCACGATCGCCGAGAAGGAGCCCACCGGCATCGGGTACGACGGCGACGTCTGGGTCCACGACTACAACGCGCGGACCAACACCGCCTACACGGTGACGGGCAAGCGGACCGGGAAGGTCTTCGACGCGGCGTGGAACCCCCAGTACCGGGCGTTCGACATGGCGCTCGACACCAGGACCGGTGACATGTGCCAGATGGAGGACAGCCCGGCCAGCTACATCCACTGCTTCGACCGGGAGACCGGGAAGGAGACCCGGCAGATCAAGGGTGACTGGTCCACGCTGCAGCTGACCGGCCTCGCCTACAACCCGGCGGAGGACGTGTTCTACGTCGGCGGCCGGATGAACGGCATGATCGGAACCGTCGCCGGCACGTCGCACGACAACGCCGGTGCGCTGCTGTCGTTCTGCGCGCCGCCGCTGCCCGAGGTGGCGGGCCTGGCCTACAACCAGGCGTCCGACACCATCTGGTACACCGACCTCACCTCGAACCGGCCCACCCGCCTGCTGCAGGTCGACCCCGACGACTGCTCGCTGGTCAACGCGTGGTGGTTCCCGGGCCAGAAGGCGACCCAGGGCGGCGGCCTCGAAACCGACTCGACCGGGGCGCTGTGGGCGGCGGACCAGGTCGCCGATGACGTCGTGCTGGTCGACGTCGAGGACGATCTGCTCACCGACCTGCCGTGGCTGTCACTCTCCTCGACCGGCGGCACCCTCGCCCCGGGCCAGTCGACGACCGTCAACGTCTCGCTCTCCTCCAAGGACGCCAAGCCAGGAGTCCTCGGCGCGAACATCGTGGTGCGATCCGACACCGGACGCCAGTCCAAGACCTACGTCCCGGTGACGCTCACGACCACGAAGTACCAGGTCGGCGTCAACGCCGGCGGAAAGTCGTTCACCGACGGCTCCGGCTTCACCTGGTCCGCCGACCAGGCCGCCGGCAAGACGGCGTGGGGCTACGAGGGGAAGACGAAGGTCGCCTCCACGCAGGCCGGGATCGACCGTACGACGGACGACGCCCTGTTCCAGTCGCAGCGCACCACGGCGGACAAGCAGTTGTTCTACCGCTTCCCCGACGCGCCCAAGGGCACCTACGCGATCGACCTCGGGTTCGCCGAGACCGAGAAGGTGGCCAAGGGCAAGCGGGTGTTCGACGTCCTCGTGGACGGGACGCTGACGGACTACGCGTACGACGCGGCCGCGGTCGTGGGGCCGAACGCCGCCGACTGGCGCACCGCCGTCGTCAAGCACGAGGGCGGTCCGCTGACCGTGGAGCTGCAGGGCTCGAAGGGCCTGAAGGCCCCGACCATCGCCGCGCTGCGGGTGACGCTCGACCCGCGCGCAGACACGGCGGAGCCGGAGCCCCAGCCCGAGCAGCCGGATCCGGGTCCCGTGCCGGTGGCCCCCGCCGGTCGCTCGTACACGATGAAGCTGACCGACGGGCTCTACCGCCAGGGCGCGCAGGAGTCCGGGTGGCACGGCGACGACGTCTGCGGCGTGCTGTGGTTCGACACCAGCTTCCTGTTCCCGTTCTACGACACGGCCTGGGACGGCGTGTGCGTGACGACGAACGGCCAGCTGATCTTCGACCAGGCCAGCGCCGTGGGAGGCAACACGGAGCTGCCGTCGCCGTACGCGTTCGACGCGATCTATCCGTTCTGGGACGACCTGATCGTCGACGACGAGGCGGGCATCTACTTCGGCATGATCGAGGTGGACGGCCTGGCCGCTGAGGTCATCGAATGGCGCAACGTCACCTTCTACAGCGACCGGACGGCTCGCGTGAGCTTCTCGGTCACCCTGATCGCCGACGGGCGCATCCAGATCGGGTACGGCGACGGCGTCGGCGGCGACAACCCCCTCACCCGGGGGTCGTCGGCGACGGTCGGTGTGGAGAGCCTGACGCACAACCCCGCGGGCCAGCACTCCTTCAACCAGCCTGTCCTGAAGGCCGGCCTGGGGGTGGAGTACACACTCCCCGCCTCGGGCACGATCGAGGGCACGGTCACCGACAAGAACGACAGCAAGCCGATCGAGGGCGCGATCGTCACGCTCAAGGGGCCGAACGGTGAGCGGGTCATCACGACCGACGCGAAGGGCCGGTGGAAGGCTCAGGCGCTGGTCGGCGAGAACACCGTGGAGGTCTCAGCGCCGAACTACGTCACGGCCAGCCACCCGGTGACCATCGCCAAGAAGGATCAAGCTGAGGTCGTCGACACGGCGTTGACCACGGGCGTCGCCACCCTCAC
This genomic window contains:
- a CDS encoding alpha/beta hydrolase fold domain-containing protein, with the protein product MAAADSIVSARREQRADPDVSPVFNSDLRGLPPAVVVTAEHDPLRDEGNTYAARLAAADVPVRHRCEAGMVHGFLTLDTISPAAAAAGDRVFADVADLVIRLQ
- a CDS encoding ATP-binding protein, which codes for MLDPSPEDDGTSPTVSTPHFVGRDREMTALRGALARPPAIVLVEGEAGIGKSRLLREWLAAPDQRTALVSVCPPLRESLTLGPIVDAFRGIDRPVSRLRLTELAGALRPLFPEWSSDLPPALPPLDDAKAARHRLFRALDELLRALRVDVLVLEDAHWADEVTLEFLLFVTSRQQSDGPSLVISYRPEEVDDGSLLLRLTSRLPAGVTQLRIALAPMRPNDTAALVSSMLDGNPISQEFTAFMHERTGGVPLALEESVRLMCDRADLVFRDGQWVRLKLRELQVPPTVRDSTRERVGRLSPTAQQALRAAATLAERSSLATIAMTAGLSPTACRGAVAEAADAGVLDGDDRGQWRFRHVLAATAVYEAIPLTDRRHFHLLAGRALEDIQPPPVARLAHHFREAGETRSWARYAEQGAELAMASGDHTKAVDLLVDLLSWAVLPPADRARVARIAGVAALGRREPVDEVHHRVIRTLRSVLETPGISARQQAEIRNPLGRLLITGGEAQAALGELEQAVANLDHDPVEAARAMTYLGWAYAGPWPASTHRRWLDRAAELAAEFDSPAERLNLAGNRAAALLMLGEEEAWDVVAGLPTDGASSAERLDVARIHANVGTGALIWGRYADADKHLAVAMRLAETEQAARLQHNVRLEQANLAWLTGRWEGLAERSAALADADRDRPAHYLGSIRLAARLAAAAGRRRAAEEQFRLVLEESARLGAADDTMEAAAALARLWLTDGNSARALQVTNEPMDTVRRKGIWVWATDLVPARVEAHLAAGDLKAATRLGDQFARGLRGRTAPAPRAALTVCRALLLAAAGDHARAATAYDRAARAWSALPRPYDAMLARERQAEALIAQGQIEPGRELLAAQYEQLFRLGARGDADRVAQRLREHGAEVPRLWRGGRRGYGDQLSPRELDVVQLVVAGKTNREISRILAKSAATVDQQLRAAMRKLKVTSRTALAVKAVEAGVFAEEDSLDGAS
- a CDS encoding S8 family serine peptidase, yielding MRLKALAASLAAAVGLSIIQPLPASAAEPDPGAAAKKIESSLKDRFRTQPASDFWITFDTKADLGPAKKIADWTARGQFVYDALTAAAKDSLASVSTELDQAGVKYTSYPIANTVLVKGGTEKLALDVASKVQVAEIHATPQVALVDPVDEKVPADRAARPAAPKAAAEEGTATWGLDAIHAPEAWAMGATGAGITVSNLDSGVQFDHPALMHQYRGAKPDGTVDHNYNWMATRGTCTGAPCDDNGHGTHTMGTMVGDDGTNHVGVAPDAQWIATNGCCDSTGVESLLRSGWWLLAPTDVQGNNPDPAKRPHVINNSWGQTVEHNFDDFFRAIDEAWSAAGIFSVWSSGNTAPYAACDTVSSPGSAESAYSVGAYASDGRLASFSRKGEGEGGRIKPEISAPGAGVLSSYPGNTYTEMSGTSMAAPHVAGAVAALWSYDPTLIGQVEQTRRLLGESAVDVDDTECGGTAEVNNKYGEGRLDLVRLLELAPREGGTLTGVVTADGAPVPAAEVTISGPFSRSIGTDKDGRFTTNLPVGDYQLSTKVFGYLTATANVTISLGQDTSVKLPLTAAAKHDISGRVVDDKKRPVPNADVSVKGTPLKPVRTDANGAFTISAVPEGGYTLTVKPNACFSPTTVPLTVGAQNESREIPVGLVVDEGGYSCAVSDGEYLRGTDPVAFTSGVWATVKLPFPVALYNGSHDTLGLGLRGVISPDTSTGPGSGGAGVFPFYVETPVEFAPGGGVFTAVTKVDGEDAFVVEFRNAKIWAYPIRSEYTEPVNFSATLTRSGRVILGYGDGVGTDDPVTGGARTVTGIQGWAGVDGIRFSDNAPVLRDGMIVTYDLPDWGYLDATVVDQNDGLPVSGAKVSFTDKDGLVESVTTNGTGIVHRQLPVGDYTMTVEAPNYTTAAYPFSLDKLYAKATVDARLTTGVAGLKADGLDAVLGTDQMGVGTLTLTNTGSAPLTYNLGEAARHPELDAAGATTRTGKGTASTIDLTAWKAGASGMKPSNADGKAATATKAEAQAAAKVGPTSGGDVITRIPIPGTIAEKEPTGIGYDGDVWVHDYNARTNTAYTVTGKRTGKVFDAAWNPQYRAFDMALDTRTGDMCQMEDSPASYIHCFDRETGKETRQIKGDWSTLQLTGLAYNPAEDVFYVGGRMNGMIGTVAGTSHDNAGALLSFCAPPLPEVAGLAYNQASDTIWYTDLTSNRPTRLLQVDPDDCSLVNAWWFPGQKATQGGGLETDSTGALWAADQVADDVVLVDVEDDLLTDLPWLSLSSTGGTLAPGQSTTVNVSLSSKDAKPGVLGANIVVRSDTGRQSKTYVPVTLTTTKYQVGVNAGGKSFTDGSGFTWSADQAAGKTAWGYEGKTKVASTQAGIDRTTDDALFQSQRTTADKQLFYRFPDAPKGTYAIDLGFAETEKVAKGKRVFDVLVDGTLTDYAYDAAAVVGPNAADWRTAVVKHEGGPLTVELQGSKGLKAPTIAALRVTLDPRADTAEPEPQPEQPDPGPVPVAPAGRSYTMKLTDGLYRQGAQESGWHGDDVCGVLWFDTSFLFPFYDTAWDGVCVTTNGQLIFDQASAVGGNTELPSPYAFDAIYPFWDDLIVDDEAGIYFGMIEVDGLAAEVIEWRNVTFYSDRTARVSFSVTLIADGRIQIGYGDGVGGDNPLTRGSSATVGVESLTHNPAGQHSFNQPVLKAGLGVEYTLPASGTIEGTVTDKNDSKPIEGAIVTLKGPNGERVITTDAKGRWKAQALVGENTVEVSAPNYVTASHPVTIAKKDQAEVVDTALTTGVATLTGGDFDWLLDKDQKATADVTVTNTGSAPLEVRLSEQKRTSDGGHEAADLPWLTLTGAAATGTVTLAAGESTTVTAAADNSGVEPGVLVGDVLVASNAAKGETQLKPVRLATSAYWQGVDVGGSGYVGTDGFVWSPDQQLGSRPWGYVGGKARTTKADIAGTEDDALFRTQRTGETFSYVFKNAPAGTYRIGLDFAEIEKVEVGKRAFDVLVDGKAVLHDHDVQAKVGALTSDVNTVTVEHAGGDLKIELRREIGERDPILNALKVQQDPRL